A genomic stretch from Chitinophaga agri includes:
- a CDS encoding Maf family protein, producing the protein MYTGKRVVLASQSPRRKQLLEQAGIPFDVKVVDTAETFPADMAIPEVPVHIARQKSVAVAALCTDDDIVITADTVVVLDDTIIGKPKDRDDAIRILSALSGRIHRVITGVVIRQNGQESSFSKETEVHFKPLTHEQITYYVDAYKPYDKAGAYAIQEWIGAVGIDRINGCFYNVMGLPVSNVVEALDAIAKK; encoded by the coding sequence ATGTATACCGGAAAAAGGGTGGTGCTTGCGTCACAATCTCCCCGCAGAAAGCAGTTGCTGGAACAGGCAGGTATTCCCTTTGATGTGAAGGTGGTGGATACTGCCGAGACGTTTCCTGCCGACATGGCTATTCCTGAAGTACCTGTGCATATTGCCCGCCAGAAATCAGTAGCAGTGGCGGCCCTGTGTACAGACGACGATATTGTGATCACGGCGGATACGGTCGTGGTACTGGATGATACGATCATAGGCAAGCCTAAAGACAGGGATGACGCCATTCGTATACTTTCTGCGCTCAGTGGACGTATCCATCGTGTTATTACGGGTGTGGTGATCAGACAGAACGGTCAGGAATCTTCTTTTTCCAAAGAAACAGAGGTTCATTTCAAACCACTGACCCATGAGCAGATCACTTATTATGTGGATGCTTATAAACCCTACGATAAAGCAGGTGCATATGCTATTCAGGAATGGATCGGTGCAGTCGGTATTGATCGTATAAATGGTTGTTTCTACAATGTGATGGGACTGCCGGTAAGTAATGTAGTGGAAGCGCTGGACGCTATCGCCAAAAAATAG
- a CDS encoding iron chaperone — protein MKTTAPDIDAYIADFPEDVQAILRQIRATIHQAAPDATEDIKYAIPTFVLNGNLVHFAAFKNHIGFYPTPTGIEEFEQELSVYKQGKGSVQFPLDQPMPLDLITRIVKYRVKQSRENKKKQ, from the coding sequence ATGAAAACTACAGCGCCTGATATTGATGCCTACATTGCTGACTTCCCCGAAGATGTGCAGGCTATCCTCCGGCAAATCCGCGCGACTATTCACCAGGCGGCACCCGACGCAACGGAAGATATCAAATATGCCATCCCTACATTTGTACTGAATGGCAACCTGGTGCATTTTGCAGCCTTTAAAAACCATATTGGCTTCTATCCTACACCAACGGGCATAGAAGAATTTGAGCAGGAATTATCGGTCTATAAGCAGGGAAAAGGGTCTGTGCAGTTTCCGCTGGACCAGCCAATGCCGCTGGACCTGATTACGCGGATCGTGAAATACAGGGTTAAACAAAGTCGGGAAAATAAAAAGAAGCAGTAA
- a CDS encoding TolC family protein, whose protein sequence is MHLISRYVLLPFVLILLCCSSASSQETIRLSLHNAISLSAGSSLDKKKADNIINSAYWNYRAYKAGFLPKLSLQGSLPDYYRVINMITLPDGKYDFVSQNVASSNAHLNLTQQIGLTGGAISVSSSLQRLDNFGSFSNTAYTAVPLTFSYYQRNVFYNEYKWFNKIEPLRYQESEREYLENMENIACNTVDKYFNLLNAMLQVKLDKQNFQNIDTLIKITQARFDIGTVELNDVLQAKVSLLNARKALANSRLALKDAEQQFTLYLNLSRNTTPELLLPDTLTFFEIDPQTAISKASQNRQYAISHKRRKLEAEQAIARVRSETGPSINMSANVGLTQTGNSLGRAYNDLLRNQAVSIGFNIPLLDWGVNRSSRKRAEANLELELNNITQEQLAFEQDINYKVMQWNMQEEQMNISKEASELAQQRYNIAKEKYAAGGLSYTDFNNAQQDKDRAAVDYLTNLHTYWLLYFTLRKITLYDFSTHKNISGR, encoded by the coding sequence ATGCATCTCATTTCAAGATATGTACTGCTGCCGTTTGTGCTCATACTACTTTGCTGCTCATCCGCCAGCAGTCAGGAAACGATAAGACTTTCGCTGCACAATGCCATTTCTCTCAGCGCTGGTAGCTCGCTGGATAAAAAGAAGGCGGACAATATCATTAATTCAGCTTACTGGAACTACCGTGCTTATAAAGCCGGCTTCCTGCCAAAATTATCTCTCCAGGGTAGCCTGCCAGATTACTATCGTGTGATCAACATGATCACCCTGCCAGATGGTAAATATGATTTTGTCTCACAGAATGTCGCCAGCTCTAACGCGCACCTGAACCTTACACAGCAGATAGGTCTTACCGGTGGCGCTATTTCTGTATCTTCCTCTCTGCAACGGCTGGACAACTTCGGTTCATTCAGTAATACGGCCTATACTGCTGTACCGCTCACCTTTAGTTATTACCAGCGTAATGTCTTCTACAACGAATACAAATGGTTCAATAAAATAGAACCACTGCGTTATCAGGAATCAGAAAGAGAATACCTTGAAAACATGGAAAACATCGCGTGTAACACGGTCGATAAATATTTCAATCTGCTCAATGCGATGTTACAGGTCAAGCTGGATAAACAAAACTTCCAGAATATAGATACACTCATTAAGATCACGCAGGCAAGGTTCGATATAGGCACAGTAGAACTGAATGACGTACTACAGGCGAAAGTGAGTTTACTGAATGCACGTAAAGCGCTGGCTAATTCACGGCTTGCATTAAAAGACGCCGAACAGCAATTCACACTATACCTCAACTTAAGCCGAAATACAACGCCAGAACTGCTATTACCCGACACACTTACCTTCTTCGAAATAGACCCTCAAACAGCTATCTCCAAAGCCTCTCAAAACAGACAATACGCCATTTCCCATAAGAGAAGAAAACTGGAAGCAGAGCAGGCTATTGCCCGTGTCAGATCAGAGACGGGCCCCTCTATTAACATGAGCGCGAATGTAGGACTTACGCAAACAGGCAACTCGCTGGGCAGGGCTTATAATGACCTCCTCCGTAACCAGGCTGTCAGCATCGGATTTAACATCCCTTTATTAGACTGGGGTGTGAACCGGTCGAGCCGGAAGAGGGCTGAAGCCAATCTTGAACTGGAATTAAATAACATCACACAGGAGCAGCTCGCCTTCGAACAGGATATTAACTATAAAGTGATGCAATGGAATATGCAGGAAGAACAGATGAATATATCAAAAGAAGCCAGTGAGCTGGCACAGCAACGTTATAATATTGCCAAAGAAAAATATGCCGCCGGCGGACTTAGCTATACGGACTTCAACAATGCGCAGCAGGATAAAGACAGGGCAGCTGTCGACTATCTCACTAACCTGCATACCTACTGGCTGCTTTATTTCACGTTGCGGAAAATAACCCTCTATGATTTCAGTACCCATAAAAACATCAGTGGAAGGTAG
- a CDS encoding LytR/AlgR family response regulator transcription factor: MSIERILIPYQDKIYVVAYAAVLFFKSDNYYTHVYLTDGRNYVISKSLSKLEKEVQHPIFIRVSQSFLVNRNFINSIDKKKKEISITDKHQLPFTVSVKKLVELIRQDLTLPTPLHDTTEI; the protein is encoded by the coding sequence ATGTCCATCGAGAGAATATTGATCCCTTATCAGGATAAGATCTATGTAGTGGCCTATGCCGCCGTGCTGTTTTTCAAATCGGATAACTATTATACCCATGTATACCTCACAGATGGCCGTAATTATGTTATCTCAAAATCATTATCCAAACTGGAAAAGGAAGTGCAGCACCCCATATTTATAAGAGTAAGTCAGTCATTTCTCGTCAACAGAAATTTCATCAACAGTATAGACAAAAAGAAAAAGGAGATCAGCATCACCGATAAACACCAGCTGCCTTTTACAGTGTCTGTCAAAAAGCTGGTGGAACTGATCCGGCAGGACCTGACATTACCAACGCCATTACACGATACAACAGAGATCTGA
- a CDS encoding DUF1573 domain-containing protein — protein MSTKTRLTCPLLFVIVMLFFCSCSSGVKYRRGSLSEILEQAKEENKKVFVLVADSTCPRCKAFAEYLDTLPGVADAINKDFIPYKVYLSDPEQNVLAQILKVNALPFPYFLDSDGKILAFGFPNSKYFNVGDMDSIYIDPYKFQESFQLGISIEKYKEMVYYALQAYLEAEKIPQQKGTLQHAMELTRKSLEKGEYLYNFYQMYSFSRRMGLNEQATAYQVKIAHNYTGRDRFLYGPLMRKIGLPDDAYATSPKVNSDELFFENEELTADSVSAGKDLYFTFRFKNVSTHPVIIQRAEHHCDCIQLTWPEMPIAPSDTGSITGVFHTSEAGSYDKDIFVHMNTNASYKTIHLKGVVL, from the coding sequence ATGAGTACCAAGACACGTTTAACCTGTCCATTATTGTTCGTCATTGTAATGCTGTTTTTTTGTTCCTGTAGTTCAGGCGTGAAATACAGGCGGGGTAGTCTTTCCGAGATCCTTGAACAGGCAAAAGAGGAGAATAAGAAGGTGTTTGTCCTGGTAGCTGATTCTACCTGTCCGCGATGCAAGGCATTTGCTGAATACCTTGATACGCTACCCGGTGTAGCAGATGCCATCAACAAAGACTTTATTCCATATAAAGTTTATCTGAGTGACCCTGAACAAAATGTACTTGCACAGATCTTAAAAGTAAATGCCCTGCCATTTCCCTACTTTCTTGATAGTGATGGAAAGATACTTGCATTCGGATTTCCGAATTCAAAATATTTTAATGTAGGTGATATGGACAGCATTTATATAGACCCGTATAAATTTCAGGAGAGCTTTCAATTGGGGATCTCAATTGAGAAATATAAGGAAATGGTATACTATGCATTGCAGGCCTATCTGGAGGCTGAAAAGATCCCTCAGCAGAAAGGTACATTGCAGCATGCCATGGAGCTGACAAGGAAGTCGCTTGAGAAAGGTGAGTACCTGTATAATTTTTATCAGATGTATAGTTTCAGCAGGAGGATGGGGCTTAATGAGCAGGCAACAGCTTACCAGGTGAAAATCGCACATAATTACACAGGCAGGGACCGCTTTCTATATGGCCCGTTAATGAGAAAGATTGGATTGCCGGATGACGCTTATGCGACCTCTCCAAAAGTAAATTCAGATGAACTGTTTTTTGAAAATGAAGAACTGACGGCCGATAGCGTGTCTGCAGGTAAAGACCTGTATTTTACATTCCGCTTCAAAAATGTCAGCACACATCCTGTAATTATACAACGAGCAGAACATCATTGTGATTGCATACAACTTACATGGCCTGAAATGCCTATTGCCCCATCCGACACCGGTAGTATAACAGGTGTATTTCATACATCTGAAGCAGGCAGTTACGATAAAGACATATTTGTTCATATGAACACCAATGCTTCCTATAAAACGATCCATCTCAAAGGCGTCGTGCTTTAA
- a CDS encoding 6-bladed beta-propeller, with amino-acid sequence MRNVFILLALSLTACKSKTSTDENNGPVRYNATTANENLTKISVPVSSGQLKLSAVTDGYQVVRPDSKSDHMFGEIKQLNITADKYIIYDDISSAVMIFDKDGKFINKIKAGAIDSANLQSIDAIDTYKDKIYVKSATSNNLSVFNTDGQLLKQNKLRFFYSNFMVLNDREDILMNTDKMINYMYAGDTMVADCANMYVFTPPAQQSIASQSGLLNTPKLQRYFPFSVKKFPNGSLHFYVNNPFSRVGDEVYYNLVFSDTIYTITAPEVVKPKYVIDFGDHKSTFDLLERTGEEISTYLKKLPEEACMVSNFFETPSFIHFGYAYHGQYNTAIYSKKSGKIITGHLENDLFAQELMFIAADGDEFIATVKPYKMKELVAKSSATTTDPNALQQLVKMTTGMSDNDNEMIVRCKFKAF; translated from the coding sequence ATGCGTAATGTTTTTATTCTGTTAGCCCTTTCGCTCACTGCCTGCAAGAGTAAGACTTCTACTGATGAGAATAATGGGCCTGTCCGTTACAATGCTACTACAGCTAATGAAAACCTGACAAAGATCAGCGTACCCGTAAGTTCAGGTCAGTTAAAGTTATCGGCTGTTACTGATGGTTACCAGGTCGTACGACCTGACAGTAAAAGTGACCATATGTTTGGAGAGATCAAGCAACTGAATATCACTGCTGATAAGTACATCATCTACGATGATATCTCATCTGCGGTTATGATCTTTGATAAGGACGGGAAGTTCATCAATAAGATAAAAGCAGGCGCTATTGACTCAGCCAATCTGCAATCTATAGATGCTATAGATACCTATAAAGATAAGATCTATGTTAAGAGTGCGACCAGTAATAACTTGTCTGTATTTAACACAGACGGGCAACTATTGAAGCAAAATAAACTGCGCTTCTTCTATAGCAATTTTATGGTACTGAATGATAGAGAGGACATCCTGATGAATACAGATAAGATGATTAACTACATGTATGCCGGTGATACAATGGTGGCTGACTGTGCGAATATGTATGTTTTTACTCCACCAGCGCAACAGTCAATCGCTTCTCAGTCCGGCCTGCTCAATACACCAAAATTACAACGTTATTTCCCTTTCAGTGTAAAGAAGTTTCCTAACGGCTCTTTGCATTTTTATGTGAATAATCCATTCAGCCGTGTTGGAGATGAAGTATATTATAATCTCGTATTCAGTGATACGATCTACACCATCACTGCTCCTGAAGTAGTAAAGCCTAAGTACGTTATTGACTTTGGTGACCATAAGAGTACATTCGATTTGCTGGAAAGGACCGGGGAAGAGATTTCTACCTATTTAAAGAAGCTGCCTGAAGAAGCATGCATGGTATCTAACTTTTTCGAGACACCTTCTTTTATTCACTTCGGTTATGCGTACCATGGACAGTATAATACCGCTATCTATTCCAAGAAAAGCGGGAAGATTATCACCGGGCATTTAGAGAACGATCTCTTTGCACAGGAGCTGATGTTTATTGCTGCCGATGGGGATGAATTTATTGCTACCGTAAAGCCTTATAAAATGAAAGAGCTTGTGGCAAAATCATCCGCAACTACTACAGATCCCAATGCATTGCAGCAATTGGTGAAAATGACGACGGGGATGAGCGATAACGACAATGAGATGATCGTACGTTGTAAATTCAAAGCGTTCTAG
- a CDS encoding efflux RND transporter periplasmic adaptor subunit has translation MIFCWRLVGVAGLCAFAACQSAPARTDNMGQVFAGKEDSFFTTRVQVRTVEMSDFEQQIFTNGKLESLETQVIKFPFNEKISRINVKNGQYVHKSQVMAELDKTAALRKLVRTKDAWERAMIALDDKLIDYGYRLADTARVPPGILKMAKIKSSYTTSWLDLEEVRYEVAQADITAPVDGVVSGLEAKTGSYAETYNMQFCTLISNSKMLVSFTLLESDIVYLKEGMAVTVNSYGGKNKILKGHLHAINPVVDKDGMIKVQAIVSVPADNGYLSGMNVKVCILNTIPTKISIPKEAIVQKQNGKVVYTFENGVAKLNYVETGPDNEKYIVINTGLKTGQQIIVSNPELLTNGAAVIVDK, from the coding sequence ATGATATTTTGCTGGAGATTGGTTGGGGTAGCCGGACTGTGTGCTTTTGCAGCATGCCAGTCTGCGCCTGCACGTACAGATAATATGGGCCAGGTTTTCGCCGGAAAGGAAGATAGTTTCTTTACTACCCGCGTACAGGTGCGTACCGTAGAGATGAGTGATTTTGAGCAGCAGATCTTCACAAATGGTAAGCTTGAAAGCCTGGAAACGCAGGTTATTAAATTTCCTTTTAATGAAAAGATCAGCCGTATCAATGTAAAGAACGGACAGTATGTGCATAAATCACAGGTAATGGCCGAACTGGACAAAACAGCGGCTTTGCGTAAGCTGGTACGTACGAAAGATGCCTGGGAGCGGGCCATGATTGCGCTGGATGATAAGCTGATCGATTACGGTTACCGGTTGGCGGATACTGCCCGTGTACCACCAGGCATTCTTAAAATGGCGAAGATCAAAAGCAGCTATACAACCTCCTGGCTGGATCTGGAAGAAGTGCGTTATGAAGTAGCGCAGGCTGACATCACAGCGCCGGTGGATGGTGTTGTATCTGGCCTGGAAGCAAAGACCGGTAGTTATGCAGAGACGTATAATATGCAATTCTGTACACTCATCTCTAACAGTAAGATGCTAGTCTCTTTTACCTTACTGGAATCAGATATTGTTTATCTCAAAGAAGGAATGGCAGTAACCGTTAACAGTTATGGAGGAAAGAATAAGATATTAAAGGGACACTTGCATGCTATCAATCCGGTGGTCGATAAAGACGGTATGATTAAGGTACAGGCGATAGTATCAGTACCAGCAGATAACGGTTACCTCAGTGGTATGAATGTGAAGGTCTGTATCCTGAATACTATTCCTACAAAGATCAGTATACCCAAAGAAGCCATTGTACAGAAGCAGAATGGGAAAGTAGTATATACTTTTGAAAATGGAGTGGCTAAGCTTAACTATGTGGAGACCGGGCCGGATAATGAGAAATATATTGTGATCAATACCGGCCTGAAAACAGGGCAACAGATCATTGTCTCTAATCCGGAATTGCTGACCAACGGCGCGGCGGTTATCGTTGACAAATAA
- a CDS encoding efflux RND transporter permease subunit — protein sequence MKVSDFSVIVFFFALAVTGYFLLPQLPVKLTPERTSHDISIHCSYPGMAAAKVEQDVSLKLEGVIATLPEVKNIRTVSEPGQCNISVTLDENVNIREAKLEISTLIRQLHKLLPEGASYPIITAGGSNTDGSSVILSYTFSGPGTARELATYFDKRILPAINSIPGISKVVISGRPERKLVIRYSSEKISNHGMTSETISREISKYIERQQLGRVTETDDNGKDRRVYLSVSNLVDGNTIRWQQIPVAVLNGHTVLLGEVATVAMEDEEGPGTLRINAHQAITFGLISAGYANSLHAEAASAQITAILRKRLPVGYDLMLQENSVSVVRNTLKEMIWRISGIMLAAILSGMLLFKGYRYVFVLLLSQLCIVGIWSVIAYALHYTLTVPLMVGLCIALIFSIYGVVIRMVNSSLVRSGVLYTLAGIHLIVISTLLSLFVTDAFVRADIWDIAGPLITYTLVSLLSVWLFVPALCNKLQITVRRWRRRSYTAPILRVPCYLYLFYSSLYRCKWLLIPGGVLFFGLPLFLLPQYMQPGQPGAGLYNKTIGTSIYRYTIRPVTDKWLGGTLSQFVNQQMSPFAYQRKDQRTQLEISISVPVGISDNRLVAVSGAFESYLRDMPQLEQFSTRMKGDGSAQMRIVFKDAYAQGGFPIYLKSRLEEKAAQTGLASFIITGLGAGFSNVKRNELGNYMIEVAGYNYRQLYAIAADIRRKLLEQPRVKSAVVRNTHSNTERLGEGISYEFSFGMMGNTILRDADMQAIARQNGHNSNTARTLVSIPMEGQLVPVVLQSDSSTTIDLWSLLHSPISKDSAAWLRLSEQGGIDTISKSSAIVRQNQQYNQVVHYTLLGDEHFGEYFRDNMIADISGHLPIGYKIAASTSMEALQAARQLCAALLLAMVAVFITGSVVLNDLRQPLYITLIVLFSFTGVFITAVFLEVTFNECAIAFFLCSGFVAGGPLLITILYSGLLKSHGNRWAVLLLFITLRRTALPVILSAIFCAGGFLSFWYYTSDTTNYLKMVCVAGSILIALPAYFLFLPVCLAGKRIHQQYNHLQRYKK from the coding sequence ATGAAAGTATCCGATTTCTCAGTGATCGTGTTTTTCTTTGCATTAGCAGTGACTGGTTATTTTCTGTTGCCGCAGTTGCCTGTTAAACTGACACCGGAAAGGACCTCTCATGATATTAGTATTCATTGCAGTTATCCGGGTATGGCTGCCGCTAAAGTAGAACAGGATGTATCGCTGAAACTGGAAGGAGTCATTGCTACATTACCAGAGGTAAAAAACATCCGGACTGTGTCTGAGCCGGGGCAGTGCAATATTTCAGTTACCCTGGATGAGAATGTGAATATCAGAGAAGCCAAATTAGAGATATCTACGCTTATAAGGCAACTGCATAAACTGCTGCCCGAAGGTGCATCTTATCCAATCATTACCGCCGGTGGTAGCAATACAGATGGAAGTAGTGTGATTTTATCCTATACATTTAGCGGTCCGGGTACAGCCAGAGAGCTGGCTACTTATTTTGATAAGCGCATATTGCCTGCGATTAATAGCATTCCCGGTATTAGTAAAGTAGTCATTAGTGGAAGACCGGAGAGGAAGCTGGTTATTCGTTATAGCAGTGAAAAGATTAGCAATCATGGAATGACCAGTGAAACGATCAGTAGGGAGATCAGTAAATATATAGAACGGCAACAACTGGGCAGGGTAACTGAAACCGATGATAACGGCAAGGATCGGCGTGTTTACTTATCCGTGAGTAATTTGGTGGACGGTAATACTATCAGGTGGCAGCAGATTCCTGTCGCTGTGCTGAATGGGCATACCGTCTTGTTAGGAGAGGTTGCAACCGTTGCAATGGAAGATGAGGAAGGACCGGGCACATTAAGAATAAATGCACACCAGGCTATTACGTTCGGCCTTATTAGTGCAGGTTATGCCAATTCGCTGCATGCGGAAGCCGCTTCAGCACAGATCACTGCTATACTTCGAAAGCGACTTCCCGTCGGATATGATCTGATGTTACAGGAGAATAGTGTATCGGTAGTGCGCAATACATTGAAAGAAATGATATGGCGTATATCGGGGATCATGTTGGCAGCCATACTATCAGGTATGCTGCTATTTAAAGGATATAGATATGTATTTGTCCTGCTTTTATCACAGCTATGTATTGTTGGTATATGGAGCGTAATCGCTTATGCACTACATTACACCCTCACGGTACCTTTGATGGTAGGACTGTGCATAGCACTGATCTTTAGTATATATGGAGTCGTCATAAGGATGGTGAACAGCTCATTGGTTCGTTCGGGGGTGTTGTATACACTTGCGGGCATACATCTGATAGTCATCAGTACGTTATTAAGTTTGTTTGTTACCGATGCATTTGTCAGGGCAGATATCTGGGATATTGCGGGTCCCCTGATTACTTATACGTTGGTATCCTTACTGTCAGTATGGTTATTTGTACCAGCACTATGTAATAAGCTTCAGATAACTGTCAGGCGGTGGCGGCGCAGGAGCTATACAGCACCAATACTGAGAGTCCCCTGTTATTTATACCTTTTCTATTCATCCCTATATCGTTGTAAATGGTTGTTAATACCGGGGGGTGTCCTGTTTTTCGGACTCCCCCTATTTTTATTGCCTCAATACATGCAGCCTGGTCAGCCTGGTGCCGGATTGTATAATAAAACCATCGGTACATCAATTTATCGGTATACTATCAGACCTGTTACAGATAAATGGCTCGGAGGTACATTGTCGCAATTTGTGAACCAGCAGATGTCGCCTTTCGCATATCAGCGGAAAGATCAGCGGACCCAATTAGAGATCAGTATCTCTGTTCCTGTGGGTATATCAGACAACCGGCTTGTTGCTGTGTCAGGTGCTTTTGAAAGCTATCTCAGGGATATGCCACAGTTAGAACAGTTCAGCACCAGAATGAAAGGTGATGGGAGTGCGCAGATGCGCATTGTTTTTAAGGATGCATATGCACAAGGCGGTTTTCCCATTTATCTGAAAAGTCGTCTTGAAGAGAAGGCTGCACAAACAGGACTGGCTAGTTTCATTATTACAGGACTGGGCGCTGGATTCAGTAATGTGAAAAGAAATGAGCTGGGTAATTATATGATCGAGGTGGCTGGATATAATTACAGGCAACTGTACGCTATTGCCGCAGATATCAGAAGAAAGTTATTAGAACAGCCACGCGTGAAAAGTGCTGTAGTAAGGAATACTCATAGTAACACGGAGCGTTTGGGAGAAGGCATTTCCTATGAGTTCAGTTTCGGAATGATGGGAAATACTATACTTCGTGATGCTGATATGCAGGCTATTGCAAGACAGAACGGCCATAATAGTAATACAGCACGTACCCTTGTTAGTATTCCTATGGAAGGGCAGCTGGTGCCTGTTGTATTACAGTCGGATAGTAGCACAACAATAGATCTGTGGAGCCTGCTGCATAGTCCCATCTCCAAAGATTCTGCTGCCTGGCTCAGACTATCGGAACAGGGGGGAATCGATACCATCTCAAAATCCTCAGCGATCGTACGTCAGAACCAACAGTATAACCAGGTGGTCCATTACACCTTACTGGGTGATGAACATTTTGGAGAATACTTCCGTGATAATATGATAGCAGATATCAGCGGACATCTTCCTATTGGCTATAAGATAGCTGCCAGTACGTCTATGGAAGCTTTACAGGCAGCACGTCAGTTGTGCGCCGCATTGTTACTGGCAATGGTAGCTGTCTTTATTACAGGTAGTGTTGTGTTGAATGATCTGCGGCAGCCATTGTATATCACGTTGATAGTACTTTTCTCTTTTACGGGAGTATTTATTACAGCCGTATTTTTAGAAGTTACGTTCAATGAATGCGCGATCGCGTTCTTTTTATGTAGCGGCTTTGTGGCCGGGGGGCCATTGCTGATCACAATATTATATAGCGGCTTATTGAAAAGCCATGGTAACAGATGGGCTGTATTATTGTTGTTCATCACATTGCGAAGGACGGCCTTACCGGTTATACTGTCAGCTATTTTCTGTGCAGGCGGCTTTTTGAGTTTCTGGTATTATACCAGTGATACGACCAACTATCTAAAGATGGTATGTGTAGCAGGCAGCATACTGATCGCCCTGCCTGCTTACTTTCTGTTCCTGCCTGTATGCCTGGCAGGTAAGCGCATACATCAGCAATACAATCACCTGCAGCGATATAAAAAATAA